A single region of the Gilliamella apis genome encodes:
- a CDS encoding 23S rRNA (adenine(2030)-N(6))-methyltransferase RlmJ gives MLSYRHSYHAGNHADVLKHIVLTLCINSLKEKEKPFLYLDTHSGAGRYLLQSEHSEKTGEYLSGINLIWQQSETPELLNTYLSVLKRYNPFDNLKYYLGSPLIAKQLLREQDKINLTELHPTDYPLLRQEFSKDKRARVLREDGFSQLKSKLPPESRRGIVLIDPSYEIKDDYQKIPKALLEAYKRFATGIYLIWYPVVSRTQTQKMIDEIVNLGIKKISQFEFAIKPDNNQKGMTASGMIVINPPWKLQQQMQTIMPWLKNTLDTEKTGNYLIKELVPE, from the coding sequence ATGTTAAGCTATCGTCATAGCTATCACGCAGGCAATCATGCCGATGTTTTAAAACATATTGTATTAACATTATGTATTAACTCATTAAAAGAAAAAGAAAAACCATTTTTATACTTAGATACTCATTCGGGAGCTGGTCGTTATTTACTACAAAGTGAACATTCTGAAAAAACAGGGGAATATTTATCTGGTATCAATTTAATTTGGCAACAATCCGAAACACCTGAATTACTTAATACTTATTTATCGGTTTTAAAACGTTATAACCCTTTCGATAATTTAAAATATTATTTAGGCTCCCCTTTAATAGCTAAACAATTACTAAGAGAACAAGACAAAATCAATCTTACAGAACTTCATCCTACAGATTATCCATTATTGCGACAAGAATTCAGTAAAGATAAACGGGCCCGAGTTTTAAGAGAAGATGGATTTTCACAATTAAAATCAAAACTACCTCCCGAATCTCGTCGAGGAATTGTTTTGATTGATCCTTCATATGAAATAAAAGATGATTATCAAAAAATCCCTAAAGCATTATTAGAAGCATATAAACGTTTCGCAACTGGCATTTATTTAATTTGGTATCCGGTTGTTTCTCGAACTCAAACGCAAAAGATGATAGATGAAATAGTTAACTTAGGTATTAAGAAAATTTCTCAATTTGAATTTGCAATCAAACCAGATAATAACCAGAAAGGTATGACGGCTTCAGGTATGATCGTTATTAATCCGCCATGGAAATTACAGCAACAAATGCAAACCATTATGCCGTGGTTGAAAAACACCCTTGATACAGAAAAAACAGGGAATTATCTTATTAAGGAATTAGTTCCAGAATGA